The genomic stretch TGTTATCTAAAACTTACAAGTACGAAATTCTATGGATTGGATAAACTCACTTGCCCTCTTTTTTGGTTCATTGATCGCCAATACCCTCGCTTCCTTATCGGGTGGTGGTGCTGGGCTACTTCAATTCCCACTGCTTATCTTTCTTGGCCTCCCCTTCTCAGTCGCCTTAGCAACACACAAAGTCGCCAGTGTCGCTTTAGGTTTGGGCGCTGCTTATACACATATTAAAGGTGGCACGCTCAGTTGGAGAATTTGTTGCTATCTGATCCTTGTTGGCAGCATCGGCGTTGTCATTGGGGCAAATATCGTGTTACTGATTCCAGATGATATTGCACAAAAACTGCTTGGGGCGATGATCTTAGCGCTTGGCGTCTACTCGCGACTAAAGAAGCAATTGGGACAAGAGGAACAACTCAAAAACCGAGATACCAAAGGTTGGATTATTGGTGGCATTGGGCTTGCGCTGATTGGCATCATCAATGGCTCGCTCACTGCCGGATCAGGACTGTTAGTGACCTTGTTTCTTGTTCGCTGGTTTGGTTTCACTTATAAGCAGGCCGTGGCACTCACCATGATATGTGTTGGTCTGTTCTGGAATGGCATCGGCGGTATCGCAATCGTACAAGCTGGTGCTCCGATATACTGGTTGTGGCTACCCATACTTCTACTTAGCTCATTTATAGGCGGAAGCCTCGGTGCATTTCTTGCCAACCGTTCAAGCAATCAGCTCGTCAAAACCGCTTTTGAAATATTGACGTTTGCCGTCGGTATCAAGCTGCTGATATAGAATTTAAAAGGATTAACTATGAATACAGAATCGAATCCAACCACGACAACAGTACTGAAAGCAACGATAACCATACACTATTGCCGTCAATGTAATTGGATGCTTCGCTCAAGCTGGTTGTGCCAAGAATTGCTACACACCTTCAGTGAAGAGATAGAGCAAGTCAGTCTGCACCCTGATACGGGCGGACGATTCGAGATCTTTTGTAATGGAATACAGATTTGGGAAAGAAAAGCGGACGGCGGTTTTCCTGAGGCTAAAGTTCTGAAGCAAAGAGTACGGAACATTATTGCTCCAGACAAAGACCTCGGCCACGTAGATTCAAAGTAAAGCCACGCGACCGATTTTATTATTTAAAGCTGACCGCTCACAATCAGGTCACCTTCAAGGCTGATTACTTTGAAGGTGTTGTCTTCATATAGACCATAGCTTGCTGCGTGCCCTTCTCGAGGGAATGTCACTGAGCTAGGGTTGAAAATGAAGATCTCATCTTGGTATTCAGCAACTGGGATATGAGTATGACCGTGAGCAATAATATCGCCCGCTTTCAGTGCTGGTCGCTTCGTTGTGTTATATAGGTGACCATGAGTTAAGAAAATACGCTGACCCGATTCCAATAACACCCATGAGTAATCCATCATCATTGGGAAAGACAACAGCATCTGATCTACTTCGCTGTCACAGTTACCACGAACGGCGATGATCTCTTGAGAAAACGCATTCAACTTCTCTGCAACCGCCGGCGGGTTGTATCCCTCTGGAATCGGGTTTCTTGGACCATGATTCAGAATATCACCCAATAGAACCAAATATTGCGCACCAGATGCTTGGTATAGCTCTAATACTTTTTCTGTTGCTGGCAGCGA from Vibrio pomeroyi encodes the following:
- a CDS encoding sulfite exporter TauE/SafE family protein, which produces MDWINSLALFFGSLIANTLASLSGGGAGLLQFPLLIFLGLPFSVALATHKVASVALGLGAAYTHIKGGTLSWRICCYLILVGSIGVVIGANIVLLIPDDIAQKLLGAMILALGVYSRLKKQLGQEEQLKNRDTKGWIIGGIGLALIGIINGSLTAGSGLLVTLFLVRWFGFTYKQAVALTMICVGLFWNGIGGIAIVQAGAPIYWLWLPILLLSSFIGGSLGAFLANRSSNQLVKTAFEILTFAVGIKLLI
- a CDS encoding SelT/SelW/SelH family protein, with protein sequence MNTESNPTTTTVLKATITIHYCRQCNWMLRSSWLCQELLHTFSEEIEQVSLHPDTGGRFEIFCNGIQIWERKADGGFPEAKVLKQRVRNIIAPDKDLGHVDSK
- the yfcE gene encoding phosphodiesterase encodes the protein MKLFFASDLHGSLPATEKVLELYQASGAQYLVLLGDILNHGPRNPIPEGYNPPAVAEKLNAFSQEIIAVRGNCDSEVDQMLLSFPMMMDYSWVLLESGQRIFLTHGHLYNTTKRPALKAGDIIAHGHTHIPVAEYQDEIFIFNPSSVTFPREGHAASYGLYEDNTFKVISLEGDLIVSGQL